A DNA window from Haloferax volcanii DS2 contains the following coding sequences:
- a CDS encoding GlcG/HbpS family heme-binding protein: protein MSDAINLETAKTLIEAAEAEAESMGLRMVITVANPEGNLIAQHRMDDAWLASVNISRNKAYTAAALQMPTHELAEGSQPGESLWGLQTTDENRLVVFGGGYPLEVDGELVGTVGVSGGEVSEDMAVASAAVERFEELVE from the coding sequence ATGTCCGATGCAATCAATCTCGAGACGGCGAAGACACTCATCGAAGCGGCGGAAGCGGAAGCCGAGTCGATGGGGCTGCGAATGGTGATTACGGTCGCGAACCCGGAGGGTAACCTCATCGCACAGCACCGAATGGACGACGCGTGGCTGGCGAGCGTCAACATCTCTCGAAACAAGGCGTACACGGCGGCCGCGCTGCAGATGCCCACGCACGAACTCGCCGAGGGGAGCCAGCCCGGCGAGTCGCTGTGGGGCCTCCAGACGACGGACGAGAATCGACTCGTCGTCTTCGGCGGCGGCTATCCGCTCGAAGTCGACGGCGAACTCGTCGGGACCGTCGGCGTCAGCGGCGGCGAGGTGTCCGAAGACATGGCGGTCGCGAGCGCCGCGGTCGAGCGGTTCGAAGAACTCGTCGAATAG
- the glyA gene encoding serine hydroxymethyltransferase, whose translation MPYDTVRGTDPAVADALAGERERQNDTLAMIASENHVSEAVMEAQSSELTNNYAEGYPGSRYYGGCEYADEVEQLAIDRAKELWGAEHVNVQPHSGSQANMGVFLAVLDPGDKILSLDLTHGGHLSHGHPVNVAGKTYEVEQYEVNAETGYVDYDQLAAKAEAFDPDIIISGYSAYPREVEWERVQAAADSVDAYHLADIAHITGLVAAGEHSSPVGTADFVTGSTHKTIRSGRGGIIMCDEEHADDVDSAVFPGLQGGPILHNVAGKAVGFGEALTPEFEEYASQVVDNAAALGERLQERGLELVSEGTDTHLVLVDLRPSHPDTTGKDVEAALEEVGIVLNANTVPGESRSAFNPSGIRAGTPALTTRGFDEEACRTVADLIYEIVDAPHDESVEGFVDQKVDELTAEYPLYD comes from the coding sequence ATGCCTTACGACACCGTTCGAGGGACCGATCCGGCCGTCGCCGACGCGCTGGCGGGCGAACGCGAACGACAGAACGATACGCTCGCCATGATAGCGAGCGAGAACCACGTCAGCGAGGCGGTCATGGAGGCCCAAAGCTCGGAACTGACGAACAACTACGCCGAGGGCTACCCGGGGAGCCGGTACTACGGCGGCTGTGAGTACGCCGACGAGGTCGAACAGCTCGCCATCGACCGCGCCAAGGAGCTCTGGGGCGCGGAGCACGTCAACGTCCAACCGCACTCGGGCTCGCAGGCGAACATGGGCGTGTTCCTCGCCGTGCTCGACCCCGGCGACAAGATTCTCTCCTTGGACCTGACCCACGGCGGCCACCTGAGCCACGGCCACCCGGTGAACGTCGCGGGGAAGACGTACGAGGTCGAACAGTACGAGGTCAACGCCGAGACGGGCTACGTCGACTACGACCAACTCGCCGCGAAAGCCGAGGCGTTCGACCCGGACATCATCATCTCGGGCTACTCCGCGTACCCGCGAGAGGTCGAGTGGGAGCGCGTACAGGCCGCGGCCGACTCGGTCGACGCGTACCACCTCGCCGACATCGCCCACATCACGGGCCTCGTCGCCGCGGGCGAACACTCGTCGCCCGTCGGCACCGCGGACTTCGTCACCGGCTCGACCCACAAGACGATTCGGTCGGGTCGCGGCGGCATCATCATGTGCGACGAGGAACACGCCGACGACGTCGATTCCGCGGTCTTCCCCGGCCTCCAAGGCGGACCGATACTGCACAACGTCGCCGGCAAGGCCGTCGGCTTCGGCGAGGCGCTAACCCCCGAGTTCGAGGAGTACGCCTCGCAGGTCGTCGATAACGCCGCCGCCCTCGGCGAGCGGTTACAGGAACGCGGCCTCGAACTCGTCTCCGAGGGGACTGACACGCACTTAGTTCTTGTCGACCTCCGGCCGTCGCACCCGGACACGACGGGCAAGGACGTGGAAGCGGCGCTCGAAGAGGTCGGTATCGTCCTCAACGCCAACACGGTTCCCGGCGAGAGTCGTTCGGCGTTCAACCCGAGCGGGATTCGCGCCGGCACGCCCGCGTTGACGACCCGCGGCTTCGACGAGGAGGCCTGCCGGACCGTCGCGGACCTCATCTACGAAATCGTCGACGCGCCGCACGACGAGTCGGTCGAGGGGTTCGTCGACCAGAAGGTCGACGAACTGACCGCCGAGTACCCGCTGTACGACTGA
- the ilvA gene encoding threonine ammonia-lyase, whose protein sequence is MSEVESLPVQYSDIERASERLENDRVVKRTPIERSTSLGDLVGADVYLKMEHLQWTGSFKTRGAYNKIRQDTDRGIDEFVAASAGNHAQGVALAATECGADSTVVMPENAPQTKIDATRDYGAEVELVGEDFQETMAYAQSLAEESDAEFVHAYDDCDIVAGQGTLGVEMYRDLPEMDTVVVPIGGGGLISGIATAIKHHDPEIRVVGVQAEGAETVHESLDKGVPVTLDDTNTIADGIATGGISELTLRTIEEHVDEVVTVSDGEIAEAILLLLERAKQVVEGAGAASVAAVLSDDLDVEGETVMPLLCGGNLDMTMLQTVLVHALTSRRQTLRLRVRIRDEPGEMARLSRLIADRDANIHDVRHVRAVDALDVGEAHLLFRIETKGAEHAAAVVDTIEDAGYAVDDVSEPS, encoded by the coding sequence ATGAGTGAGGTCGAGTCCCTCCCGGTGCAGTACAGCGACATCGAGCGCGCGAGCGAGCGACTCGAAAACGACCGCGTCGTCAAGCGGACGCCGATAGAGCGGAGCACCTCGCTCGGTGACCTCGTCGGCGCGGACGTCTACCTGAAGATGGAACACCTCCAGTGGACGGGGTCGTTCAAGACGCGCGGTGCGTACAACAAGATTCGACAGGATACCGACCGCGGCATCGACGAGTTCGTGGCCGCGAGCGCCGGTAATCACGCGCAGGGCGTCGCGCTCGCGGCGACCGAGTGCGGGGCCGACTCCACGGTCGTGATGCCGGAGAACGCCCCGCAGACGAAAATCGACGCGACGCGCGACTACGGCGCGGAAGTCGAACTCGTCGGCGAGGACTTCCAGGAGACGATGGCGTACGCCCAGTCGCTCGCCGAGGAGTCGGACGCCGAGTTCGTCCACGCGTACGACGACTGCGACATCGTGGCCGGACAGGGAACGCTCGGCGTCGAGATGTACCGCGACCTCCCCGAGATGGACACCGTGGTCGTCCCCATCGGCGGCGGCGGGCTCATCTCGGGTATCGCCACCGCCATCAAGCACCACGACCCCGAGATTCGCGTCGTCGGCGTGCAGGCTGAGGGCGCGGAGACGGTCCACGAGAGCCTCGACAAAGGCGTTCCCGTGACGCTCGACGACACCAACACCATCGCGGACGGCATCGCCACCGGCGGCATCTCCGAGTTGACGCTCCGAACCATCGAGGAACACGTCGACGAGGTCGTCACGGTCTCCGACGGGGAAATCGCGGAGGCCATCCTCCTCTTGCTCGAACGCGCCAAGCAGGTCGTCGAGGGTGCCGGTGCCGCCTCCGTCGCCGCCGTGCTGAGCGACGACCTCGACGTCGAGGGCGAGACCGTCATGCCGCTTCTCTGCGGGGGCAATCTGGACATGACGATGCTCCAGACGGTGCTCGTCCACGCGCTCACCAGCCGTCGCCAGACGCTCCGTCTCCGGGTTCGAATCCGGGACGAACCCGGCGAGATGGCGCGACTCTCCCGGCTCATCGCCGACCGCGACGCGAACATTCACGACGTTCGCCACGTCCGCGCCGTCGACGCCCTCGACGTCGGCGAGGCCCACCTCCTGTTCCGCATCGAGACCAAGGGAGCCGAACACGCGGCGGCCGTCGTGGACACGATAGAGGACGCGGGCTACGCGGTCGACGACGTTTCGGAGCCGAGCTAG
- a CDS encoding helix-turn-helix domain-containing protein, which translates to MSLITVADIAHDDLALTPTIQSEAASEIDVISQSATDPETGLFFFVVKGADVSAFEAALEVDHTVSDWQLVSEREESAVYRIGHTPDTILLSPIITELGGLMLDACSNDTAGWRVRLQLSDREALSEVWVYCEANDISFELNRMFRQDGWMNGEPSKLTDAQRDALVAAYEHGYFEEPREAALDDLSEVLDISPTAVSGRIRRGTAELVESILLDE; encoded by the coding sequence ATGAGTCTGATAACCGTTGCCGACATCGCGCACGACGACCTCGCGCTGACGCCGACGATTCAGTCGGAGGCCGCGAGCGAGATAGACGTCATCTCTCAATCCGCGACCGACCCCGAGACCGGCCTGTTTTTCTTCGTCGTGAAGGGCGCGGACGTCTCGGCGTTCGAAGCGGCGCTGGAGGTCGACCACACGGTCAGCGACTGGCAGCTCGTCTCCGAGCGGGAGGAGTCGGCGGTGTATCGCATCGGACACACGCCCGACACGATTCTCCTCTCGCCTATCATCACGGAACTCGGCGGGCTCATGCTCGACGCGTGCAGCAACGACACGGCGGGCTGGCGGGTCCGGCTCCAGCTTTCGGACCGCGAGGCGCTCTCAGAGGTGTGGGTGTACTGCGAGGCGAACGACATCTCCTTCGAGCTGAACCGGATGTTCCGACAGGACGGCTGGATGAACGGCGAGCCGAGCAAGCTGACCGACGCCCAGCGCGACGCGCTCGTCGCCGCCTACGAACACGGCTACTTCGAGGAGCCGCGAGAGGCGGCGCTGGACGACCTCTCGGAAGTACTCGACATCTCGCCGACGGCCGTCAGCGGACGCATCAGGCGGGGGACCGCGGAGCTGGTCGAGTCGATTCTCCTCGACGAGTGA
- a CDS encoding aromatic ring-hydroxylating oxygenase subunit alpha, with amino-acid sequence MTRWNNNRDEIGAVSADITAETNALPARYFTDPEVHEMEKEKVFGRYWVYAGHETHIPDAGDYFTRTIGDKQIIVTRDGEGDVRAFYNVCAHRGSKMLDDTPMTDPGSLSRITCPYHLWAYELDGSLQSTPKSFEEASLNPDLDDDAVSELDPEENGLMEVNTDAIGPLVFVNFEDEPSLSLAEQAGEMKTELEDLPLGEYEHARRYVSEVECNWKTFSGNYSECDHCQANHQDWVQGLELMESELEVNDYHWVLHYKHKEDVDDEMRIHPEHEAKFYYFWPNFTVNMYGTADGYGTYIIDPIDEGRFQLIADYYFRDSELSEEEEKFVQTSRQLQEEDFELVERQYEGLTSGALGQAQLGPNEHTVHKLHRLAQDAYNA; translated from the coding sequence ATGACACGGTGGAATAACAATCGTGACGAGATCGGTGCGGTAAGTGCCGACATCACCGCGGAAACGAACGCGCTGCCGGCGAGGTACTTCACCGACCCGGAGGTCCACGAGATGGAAAAGGAGAAAGTGTTCGGTCGGTACTGGGTCTACGCGGGCCACGAGACCCACATCCCGGACGCGGGCGACTACTTCACGCGAACCATCGGTGACAAGCAGATAATCGTCACCCGCGACGGCGAGGGCGACGTGCGGGCGTTCTACAACGTCTGTGCCCACCGCGGGTCGAAGATGCTCGACGACACGCCGATGACCGACCCCGGCAGCCTCAGCCGCATCACCTGCCCGTACCACCTCTGGGCGTACGAACTCGACGGGTCGCTCCAGAGCACCCCCAAGAGCTTCGAGGAGGCGAGTCTGAATCCCGACCTCGACGACGACGCCGTCAGCGAACTCGACCCCGAAGAAAACGGCCTCATGGAGGTCAACACCGACGCCATCGGGCCGCTCGTGTTCGTCAACTTCGAGGACGAACCGAGCCTCTCGCTTGCCGAACAGGCCGGGGAGATGAAGACGGAACTCGAAGACCTGCCGCTCGGTGAGTACGAACACGCCCGGCGCTACGTCTCCGAAGTCGAGTGCAACTGGAAGACGTTCAGCGGGAACTACTCGGAGTGCGACCACTGTCAGGCGAACCACCAAGACTGGGTGCAGGGACTCGAACTCATGGAGTCCGAACTCGAAGTCAACGACTACCACTGGGTGCTTCACTACAAGCACAAAGAGGACGTCGACGACGAGATGCGCATCCACCCCGAACACGAGGCCAAGTTCTACTACTTCTGGCCGAACTTCACGGTCAACATGTACGGCACCGCCGACGGCTACGGCACGTACATCATCGACCCCATCGACGAGGGGCGCTTCCAGCTCATCGCGGACTACTACTTCCGCGACTCCGAGCTGTCCGAAGAAGAAGAGAAGTTCGTCCAGACGAGCCGGCAGCTCCAAGAAGAGGACTTCGAGCTCGTCGAACGCCAGTACGAGGGGCTCACGTCCGGCGCGCTCGGGCAGGCACAGCTCGGTCCGAACGAACACACCGTCCACAAACTGCACCGCCTCGCGCAGGACGCGTACAATGCCTGA